A genomic region of Methanofollis fontis contains the following coding sequences:
- a CDS encoding DNA methyltransferase, with product MEERSYQMSGTLDRYLRQCVAVDGGRTEVESVRCGGESVPRYINEFWTSRQRQASSIHEVSYRACFKPQLPRFFIRLLTSAGDLVYDPFSGRGTTAVEGALLGRRVAANDANPLSAILAAPRLEPPALDEVEARLSAIPRDTGERAEIDLSMFYHERTEAEIVALRRYLMERGKSADPVDRWIRMTATTRLTGHSKGFFSVYTLPPNQAVSPESQRRINQKRNQCPDYRDTHALILKKSRALLKDLTEAERRSLREAGKSALFLTGDAASTPSIPSGSVALTVTSPPFLDVVQYARDNWLRCWFNGLDAGAIAAGITTARTVGEWERVMEEVFSELHRITRPGGWIAFEVGEVRNGSIALDEHVVPLGAASGLIPAGIVLNRQCFTKTSNIWGVANNARGTNTNRIVLFRKDV from the coding sequence ATGGAGGAGAGATCATATCAGATGTCCGGCACCCTCGACCGCTATCTCAGGCAGTGTGTGGCGGTGGATGGCGGGCGCACCGAGGTGGAGAGCGTCCGTTGCGGGGGGGAGAGCGTCCCCCGCTACATCAACGAGTTCTGGACGTCCCGGCAGCGCCAGGCCTCATCCATCCATGAGGTGTCGTACCGCGCCTGTTTCAAGCCGCAACTCCCCCGTTTTTTCATCAGACTCCTCACATCGGCCGGCGATCTCGTCTACGATCCCTTCAGCGGTCGTGGGACGACGGCGGTTGAGGGCGCTCTCCTCGGGCGCAGGGTTGCGGCGAATGATGCAAACCCCCTCTCGGCAATTCTCGCCGCCCCGAGGCTGGAGCCTCCGGCGCTCGATGAGGTTGAGGCACGACTTTCGGCGATCCCCCGGGATACGGGTGAACGGGCGGAGATCGATCTCTCGATGTTCTACCATGAGAGGACCGAGGCCGAGATCGTGGCCCTCCGCCGCTACCTGATGGAGCGGGGCAAGAGTGCAGATCCGGTCGACCGCTGGATCCGGATGACGGCCACCACCCGCCTCACCGGGCATTCAAAGGGTTTTTTTTCGGTCTACACCCTCCCGCCGAACCAGGCGGTCTCGCCCGAGAGCCAGCGGCGGATCAATCAAAAGCGGAACCAGTGCCCCGACTACCGCGACACCCATGCCCTGATCCTGAAAAAGAGCCGCGCTCTCCTGAAAGATCTCACGGAGGCGGAGCGTCGCTCGCTCCGGGAGGCGGGGAAGAGCGCCCTCTTCCTCACCGGCGATGCCGCCTCGACACCGTCCATCCCCTCCGGTTCTGTGGCCCTCACCGTCACATCGCCGCCGTTTCTGGATGTCGTCCAGTATGCGCGGGACAACTGGCTGCGCTGCTGGTTCAACGGGCTCGATGCCGGTGCCATCGCCGCCGGCATCACCACCGCCCGCACGGTCGGCGAATGGGAGAGGGTGATGGAGGAGGTGTTCAGTGAACTCCACCGGATCACCCGTCCGGGCGGCTGGATCGCCTTCGAGGTCGGCGAGGTGCGCAACGGCAGCATCGCCCTTGACGAGCATGTGGTCCCCCTGGGTGCGGCGAGCGGGCTGATCCCGGCCGGGATCGTGCTCAACCGACAGTGCTTCACCAAGACCTCCAACATCTGGGGCGTGGCGAACAATGCCCGCGGCACCAACACCAACAGGATCGTGCTCTTCCGGAAAGATGTGTAG
- a CDS encoding rubredoxin — MDMYKCTKCGYIYNPSTGDHTQNIPPNTPFEKLPENWVCPRCGAGKSAFVKKE, encoded by the coding sequence ATGGACATGTACAAGTGCACAAAGTGCGGCTATATCTACAACCCATCCACCGGCGACCATACCCAGAACATCCCGCCAAACACGCCCTTTGAAAAACTGCCTGAAAATTGGGTCTGTCCCCGGTGCGGCGCCGGCAAGAGCGCATTTGTGAAGAAAGAATGA
- a CDS encoding TIGR04084 family radical SAM/SPASM domain-containing protein translates to MYYHLILTDDCNLCCTYCRGKDFEENDIPETEVAVDSDIPPDLSYDLPDLYRFLRRDPEPVLTFYGGEPLLRIALIQEIIDDAPACRFMLQTNGVLLDRLDPSYAGRFSAMFISIDGPEALTNAHRGAGVYRRVMENVRGMRRAAPAPEMIARMTITENTDIYSAVLHCADLPDRPFDAVHWQIDANFWGDWSRRSFARWAEECYNPGIRRLVGEWLERMETGRVERWYPFLGCMADLLEGTESALRCGCGSACYTIMTDGRIVPCPCMVGMNDYYLGDIRTARPDRLPVVAIGGECASCDLLGFCGGRCLYSNVLRPWPPEGRAAVCGTVRNLHEALTEVLPRVRRLIREGTVGADAFAYERYNGAEIIP, encoded by the coding sequence ATGTATTATCATCTCATCCTCACCGACGACTGCAATCTCTGCTGCACCTACTGCCGCGGAAAGGATTTCGAGGAGAACGATATACCAGAAACAGAGGTGGCGGTCGACAGTGATATACCGCCAGATCTCTCGTATGACCTCCCCGACCTCTACCGTTTTCTCCGCCGGGATCCCGAGCCCGTGCTCACCTTCTACGGGGGCGAGCCCCTGCTCAGGATCGCCCTGATCCAGGAGATCATCGATGACGCTCCCGCCTGCCGCTTCATGCTCCAGACAAACGGCGTCCTCCTCGACCGCCTGGACCCCTCCTATGCGGGTCGTTTTTCCGCCATGTTCATCTCGATCGATGGTCCGGAGGCGCTCACCAACGCCCATCGGGGTGCCGGCGTCTACCGCCGGGTGATGGAGAATGTACGGGGGATGCGTCGCGCCGCTCCGGCCCCGGAGATGATCGCCAGGATGACCATCACCGAGAATACCGATATCTATAGTGCGGTCCTCCATTGCGCCGACCTCCCAGACCGACCCTTTGACGCCGTCCACTGGCAGATCGATGCCAACTTCTGGGGCGACTGGTCGCGCCGCTCCTTTGCCCGCTGGGCGGAGGAGTGCTACAACCCCGGCATCCGCCGTCTCGTCGGAGAGTGGCTTGAACGGATGGAAACCGGGAGGGTGGAGCGCTGGTATCCCTTCCTGGGCTGTATGGCCGACCTGCTGGAGGGGACGGAGAGTGCACTGCGGTGCGGCTGCGGCTCTGCCTGCTATACGATCATGACCGACGGGCGGATCGTCCCCTGTCCCTGCATGGTCGGCATGAACGACTATTATCTCGGTGATATCCGCACCGCACGCCCGGACCGCCTCCCTGTTGTTGCAATCGGCGGTGAGTGTGCCAGCTGCGATCTGCTTGGCTTCTGCGGGGGGCGGTGCCTCTACTCAAACGTGCTGCGTCCGTGGCCCCCTGAGGGGCGGGCGGCAGTCTGCGGAACGGTCAGGAACCTCCATGAGGCGCTGACGGAGGTGCTCCCGCGGGTGCGCCGTCTGATCAGGGAGGGGACTGTCGGTGCTGATGCCTTTGCATATGAACGGTATAACGGAGCCGAGATCATCCCCTGA
- a CDS encoding GAF domain-containing sensor histidine kinase, with the protein MILDQNGRLSATNRMFRETFCRGEDPGAPPLEDFCGGIFAGPGILSVFKGAWVSGRGRCLLPAGSCTYEMQASLADTGGGSLVVSLIDISRRQDADELIGRINRQIGTINGIIRACTSPASLADTLGAVVQKTVELMDFDAGAIYLVDRTGGCAALRADFGLYRLYFAETLCSGGEHGEWWDSIFGGCRPCYGEAYLSVEHEEGELGVYSCAVVPVVIPGGGVIGALAIASSNFHQFTPLEKETLEAIGQETGGIIHKTALIEDLASAKAGAEFYLDVMAHDINNANNVAMGYLELLREDLEGEAEEYATRCLNSIRQSCTIIDEVRLLRTCDETTHALVPVPLAPAIESALASAAGAWITWTGSDAVVLADELLGQVFVNLLGNSLKFGGADVAVEISALNQGGLVSVRIADNGPGIPDDAKAKIFDRFYRSNPSVPGRGMGLYIASMLVGRYGGEIRVEDRVAGRPEEGAAFVVLLKEGA; encoded by the coding sequence ATGATTCTTGATCAAAACGGACGCCTTTCGGCCACAAACCGGATGTTCAGGGAGACCTTCTGCAGGGGTGAGGACCCGGGCGCACCCCCCCTTGAAGACTTCTGCGGGGGTATCTTCGCCGGACCAGGAATCCTGTCCGTCTTTAAAGGGGCATGGGTCAGCGGCAGGGGGCGGTGTCTGCTCCCGGCGGGGTCGTGCACCTATGAGATGCAGGCATCTCTGGCCGATACGGGGGGCGGAAGCCTGGTCGTGAGCCTCATCGATATCAGCCGCCGGCAGGACGCCGATGAACTGATTGGACGGATCAACCGGCAGATTGGAACGATCAATGGGATCATACGGGCATGCACCTCTCCGGCATCGCTTGCAGATACCCTTGGGGCGGTGGTGCAGAAGACCGTCGAACTGATGGACTTTGATGCGGGGGCCATCTATCTGGTCGATAGAACCGGGGGCTGCGCCGCCCTCCGCGCCGATTTCGGCCTCTACCGTCTGTATTTCGCGGAAACCCTCTGTTCCGGAGGAGAGCATGGAGAGTGGTGGGATTCAATCTTTGGGGGGTGCAGGCCCTGCTATGGCGAGGCATATCTGAGCGTCGAGCACGAGGAGGGGGAACTGGGCGTCTACTCCTGCGCCGTTGTGCCGGTCGTCATCCCTGGCGGCGGGGTGATCGGGGCCCTGGCAATCGCCAGCAGCAACTTCCATCAGTTCACACCCCTTGAGAAGGAGACGCTTGAGGCGATCGGGCAGGAGACCGGGGGCATCATTCATAAGACGGCACTCATCGAGGACCTTGCGTCTGCAAAGGCGGGTGCCGAGTTCTATCTTGATGTGATGGCCCACGACATCAACAACGCCAACAATGTGGCGATGGGATATCTGGAGCTCCTGCGGGAGGACCTGGAGGGCGAGGCAGAGGAGTATGCCACCCGCTGTCTGAACAGCATCAGGCAGAGCTGCACGATCATCGATGAAGTACGCCTTCTGCGGACATGCGATGAGACGACGCATGCCCTTGTGCCGGTCCCTCTGGCCCCGGCGATAGAATCGGCGCTGGCGTCGGCAGCCGGTGCCTGGATCACCTGGACGGGGAGCGATGCAGTCGTCCTGGCCGACGAACTTCTCGGGCAGGTCTTTGTCAACCTCCTCGGCAACAGCCTCAAGTTCGGCGGCGCCGATGTGGCGGTGGAGATCTCGGCCCTGAACCAGGGCGGTCTGGTGTCGGTGCGGATCGCCGACAATGGTCCGGGGATCCCCGACGATGCGAAGGCGAAGATCTTCGACCGATTCTACCGGAGCAACCCCTCGGTGCCGGGGCGGGGGATGGGCCTCTATATCGCCTCCATGCTTGTCGGGCGCTATGGCGGCGAGATCAGGGTGGAGGACCGGGTGGCTGGCCGTCCTGAGGAGGGTGCGGCCTTTGTCGTGCTGCTGAAAGAGGGCGCCTGA
- a CDS encoding protease inhibitor I42 family protein, which yields MKQLATGAAVLLLCACLCGAGCTSGGDRTADDTPAGTTEVGMANPSAVWCDEMGYDYEIRKDADGNEYGVCIFPNGTEMDAWEAYRAAMTAGAPAVTLNESADGTTVDLTEGESVTIELEENPTTGYQWNATVSNGLVIVSDTYTVDEHPAGMVGVGGTRTWVVRADGSGIQTFSAVYHRPWENVTATDTAFSVTFNVAGA from the coding sequence ATGAAGCAACTGGCCACAGGAGCGGCGGTCCTCCTCCTCTGCGCCTGCCTCTGCGGGGCAGGGTGCACCTCAGGAGGGGACCGGACGGCAGACGACACACCCGCCGGCACAACGGAGGTCGGGATGGCGAATCCGTCCGCCGTCTGGTGCGATGAAATGGGATATGACTACGAGATCCGGAAAGACGCTGACGGAAACGAGTACGGCGTCTGCATCTTCCCCAACGGCACCGAGATGGATGCCTGGGAGGCCTACCGTGCTGCCATGACTGCCGGGGCACCTGCGGTTACCCTGAACGAGAGTGCCGACGGCACGACCGTTGACCTGACGGAGGGGGAGAGTGTGACGATCGAACTTGAGGAGAACCCGACAACCGGATATCAGTGGAATGCAACGGTCTCCAACGGTCTTGTCATCGTGAGCGACACCTACACCGTGGACGAGCATCCCGCCGGTATGGTCGGTGTCGGGGGCACCCGTACCTGGGTGGTCCGTGCGGACGGGAGCGGTATTCAGACCTTCTCGGCAGTATATCATCGACCGTGGGAGAACGTCACCGCCACCGACACCGCCTTCTCGGTCACATTCAATGTCGCCGGGGCATAA
- a CDS encoding MFS transporter: MVKVGNNPSSDSFLLLIISISLATFMSSLDGTIVNIALPTISEYFDVSTSAVSWVATAYLLVMAGCVLIFGKISDFIGFKRIFLSGFVVFTVGSFACGFLPEMLGSFTMLVGSRAFQGIGGAMITAIAPAMVTAFIPMEQKGKAMGIIMTVAALATAIGPTVGGLLTQYISWHWIFYINVPVGIVALILGLRVIPGHTAPSAHLTGFDRTGAASIFIGLATLLFAVSEGEVLGWTSPAVLVSGAVAALSLALFVWHELHTADPLLELRLFQNRNFLFTNLIIVLVFFSFAGINYLLPFYLQYVKDYDTSSAGIILTALSFAMMISGLISGMLYNRTGGRILCIVASVIITAGYFMMTHLQADTTTAFVVAALLVIGFGLGLIVTPVSNMIMNSVAKKYQGMVSSLTSLERFAPMTIGIAIFNLIFIQGILMIAQNRNITTQPPADVQHLLCAGFDIAFFGAVIIGILVIVLALLAHQEVHPDYLNEKGDDDGTFESGMML; the protein is encoded by the coding sequence ATGGTAAAAGTGGGAAATAACCCCTCATCCGATAGTTTCCTGTTATTAATCATCTCCATATCCCTTGCAACCTTCATGTCCTCCCTGGACGGCACGATTGTCAATATCGCCCTGCCGACGATCTCAGAATATTTTGACGTCTCCACAAGCGCCGTCAGCTGGGTCGCCACCGCATACCTGCTCGTCATGGCAGGATGCGTCCTGATATTCGGCAAAATTTCCGATTTCATTGGATTTAAACGGATTTTTCTCTCGGGATTTGTTGTTTTTACAGTCGGTTCGTTTGCCTGCGGCTTCCTGCCGGAAATGCTCGGTTCCTTTACCATGCTCGTGGGATCACGGGCGTTTCAGGGGATCGGCGGGGCAATGATCACCGCAATCGCACCGGCGATGGTGACCGCATTCATCCCGATGGAGCAGAAGGGAAAGGCGATGGGCATCATCATGACGGTGGCGGCGCTTGCGACGGCAATCGGTCCGACCGTCGGCGGTCTGCTGACCCAGTACATCTCCTGGCACTGGATCTTCTACATCAACGTACCGGTCGGCATCGTCGCCCTGATCCTGGGCCTCAGGGTGATCCCGGGGCATACCGCACCATCTGCACACCTCACGGGATTCGACAGAACAGGCGCCGCCTCGATCTTCATTGGACTCGCCACCCTGCTCTTCGCCGTCTCCGAGGGGGAGGTGCTCGGGTGGACGTCGCCGGCGGTTCTGGTCTCCGGGGCGGTGGCGGCACTCTCGCTCGCCCTCTTTGTGTGGCATGAGCTCCACACCGCCGACCCGCTCCTTGAACTCAGACTCTTCCAGAACAGAAACTTCCTGTTCACCAACCTGATCATCGTCCTGGTCTTCTTCAGCTTTGCCGGCATCAACTATCTCCTGCCCTTCTATCTGCAGTATGTCAAGGACTACGACACCTCGAGTGCGGGCATCATTTTAACCGCGCTCTCGTTTGCCATGATGATCTCCGGGCTCATTTCTGGAATGCTCTACAACCGAACCGGCGGACGGATCCTGTGTATCGTCGCATCAGTGATCATCACTGCCGGGTATTTCATGATGACGCACCTGCAGGCGGACACCACAACCGCATTTGTCGTGGCCGCACTGCTCGTGATCGGGTTTGGCCTCGGACTGATCGTCACCCCGGTCTCGAATATGATCATGAACTCGGTGGCAAAGAAATACCAGGGGATGGTCTCCAGCCTGACCAGTCTGGAGCGGTTTGCACCGATGACGATCGGCATCGCCATCTTCAACCTGATTTTCATCCAGGGGATCCTGATGATCGCACAGAACAGGAACATCACCACGCAGCCCCCTGCGGATGTCCAGCACCTTTTATGCGCAGGATTCGATATCGCCTTCTTTGGTGCGGTGATCATCGGTATCCTGGTGATCGTACTTGCCCTCCTGGCGCACCAGGAGGTCCATCCCGATTACCTCAATGAGAAGGGGGACGACGACGGCACTTTTGAGAGCGGCATGATGCTGTAA
- a CDS encoding phosphoribosyltransferase, translated as MIPDHFTCDTVSWERSVRLSHLLAAHIRASGFRPDIVVAIGRGGYVPARIVCDDLLISNLTGIKIEHWGIAAQMHEEAVIRYPLAAEISGQSVLIVDDVTDTGETLRLAADYLRARNPREVRTAVLIHKGTSDLQPGYHAEYADAWQWVIFPWAFHEDLVGFVERVLSDVPTVTASIAALLAGRFGIWAEDEEILKALDDLVAMGGAVREPAGYRRAKSK; from the coding sequence ATGATCCCCGACCACTTCACCTGCGACACCGTTTCCTGGGAGCGTTCGGTCAGGCTTTCCCATCTGCTCGCCGCCCATATCCGGGCCTCGGGCTTCAGGCCCGACATCGTCGTTGCCATCGGGCGCGGCGGGTATGTCCCGGCCCGCATCGTCTGCGACGACCTTCTGATCAGCAATCTGACCGGCATCAAGATCGAGCACTGGGGAATCGCCGCACAGATGCATGAGGAGGCGGTGATCCGCTACCCCCTCGCCGCCGAGATCTCCGGTCAATCCGTGCTCATCGTCGATGACGTCACCGATACCGGCGAAACGCTCCGTCTGGCGGCAGACTATCTGCGGGCCCGCAACCCCCGGGAGGTGCGGACTGCCGTCCTCATCCACAAGGGCACATCAGACCTCCAGCCCGGGTATCATGCAGAGTATGCCGATGCCTGGCAGTGGGTGATCTTCCCCTGGGCATTCCATGAGGATCTGGTCGGCTTCGTGGAGCGGGTGCTCTCCGATGTCCCGACAGTTACGGCGTCCATTGCGGCGCTCCTTGCAGGACGGTTCGGTATCTGGGCGGAAGATGAAGAGATCCTGAAGGCGCTCGACGATCTGGTGGCGATGGGGGGGGCGGTGCGGGAACCTGCCGGATATCGGCGTGCGAAATCAAAATAG
- a CDS encoding response regulator: MPIPGTATLRVLMVDDDADLLRTMSLYLESMDNVSVSTVPSPIMALRKLMSEHYDVCVSDFNMPGMNGISFLDAIRRDGNPIPFLMVTGSGTDRLESQAFAAGVERVIRKNREGDLFFRELVDAVRTAAEGSGQTSTGIPACSKTCIRSPISP; encoded by the coding sequence ATGCCAATCCCCGGCACGGCGACACTACGGGTCCTCATGGTGGACGATGATGCAGACCTCCTCCGGACAATGAGCCTCTATCTTGAGAGCATGGACAACGTCTCGGTTTCAACGGTGCCTTCCCCGATCATGGCCCTCAGGAAACTGATGTCCGAACATTACGACGTCTGCGTCTCCGATTTCAATATGCCGGGCATGAACGGGATCTCATTTCTCGACGCCATCAGGAGAGACGGCAATCCCATACCCTTCCTGATGGTAACCGGGAGCGGCACCGATCGGCTTGAATCGCAGGCATTCGCCGCCGGGGTCGAGCGGGTCATCCGGAAGAACAGGGAAGGGGATCTCTTCTTCCGGGAACTGGTCGATGCCGTCAGAACCGCCGCGGAAGGTTCAGGACAGACGTCGACCGGCATTCCGGCCTGTTCGAAAACCTGCATTCGCAGCCCTATTTCCCCCTGA
- the ablB gene encoding putative beta-lysine N-acetyltransferase: MPDTVTRIGDSLLQHGPANRRVYLMHLAQGDEGEMPARLISLAQEKGYTKVIARIPAGACDPFYAAGFHLEAAIPGLYGGEEDGCFAALFLDPGRSTDPKVTVERSLLGSGERERSVAIPEGCRIREAGPADADAVADLYAGTFETYPFPIDDPAYLRRAMADHVRFFVAEADDGIVAASSAEIDPEGRNAEMTDLAVRPAWRGRGLSSALLQRMERAARDEGIRTAYTIARAAWYPVNRLFAGAGYRYSGTLINNTQICGRCESMHVWHRRLD; the protein is encoded by the coding sequence ATGCCTGACACCGTCACGAGGATCGGGGACTCGCTCCTCCAGCACGGTCCGGCGAACAGACGCGTCTACCTGATGCACCTGGCACAGGGCGACGAGGGGGAGATGCCCGCCCGACTCATCTCCCTTGCACAGGAGAAGGGCTATACCAAGGTGATCGCCCGCATCCCGGCAGGAGCATGCGATCCCTTCTATGCCGCCGGTTTCCATCTTGAAGCCGCCATCCCGGGACTCTACGGCGGGGAGGAGGACGGGTGTTTTGCCGCCCTCTTTCTCGATCCCGGACGGTCAACAGACCCCAAGGTCACCGTCGAGCGTTCCCTGCTCGGGAGCGGCGAGAGAGAGAGGAGCGTCGCCATACCGGAGGGGTGCCGGATCCGCGAGGCAGGACCGGCGGATGCGGATGCGGTGGCAGACCTGTATGCCGGCACCTTCGAAACCTATCCCTTCCCGATCGACGATCCGGCATATCTCAGGCGGGCGATGGCAGACCATGTCCGGTTTTTTGTTGCAGAGGCGGATGACGGGATCGTGGCCGCATCATCGGCCGAGATCGATCCCGAAGGCCGGAATGCGGAGATGACCGACCTTGCCGTCCGTCCGGCATGGCGGGGCCGCGGACTTTCGTCCGCGCTCCTGCAGAGGATGGAGAGAGCGGCACGGGACGAAGGGATCAGGACGGCCTACACCATTGCGCGGGCGGCATGGTATCCGGTCAACCGCCTGTTTGCCGGTGCGGGCTACCGTTATTCGGGCACGCTGATCAACAACACCCAGATCTGCGGGAGATGCGAGAGCATGCATGTCTGGCACCGCCGTCTGGACTGA
- the kamA gene encoding lysine 2,3-aminomutase: protein MISDTTTEQEIADRITPDNAVARWTDWRWQTGHAIRDITTFERALGITFPPDEREVLEQTVEQFPLSVTPYYLSLIDRDDYRNDPIFMQCFPSVQELEVEPYDLSDPLAEDRDHPAPCITHRYPDRVLFLVSNVCAMYCRHCTRKRRVGDVDSIPSKEEIEAGLDYIRTHPAIRDVLLSGGDPLMLPDDLLDHILTELDAIDHVEVVRIGTRIPVVLPYRITPGLVSMLSRHQPLWINTHFNHPAEITASSEEALRRLADAGIPLGNQTVLLANVNDCPRLQRTLAHKLVKNRVRPYYLYQCDLSEGLSHFRTSVAKGVEIIENMIGHTSGFCVPTYVIDAPGGGGKIPLTPNYLISWSDHKVVLRNYEGVITTYQEPANYRPIYCEGNCPDCTLQLREENAEEPGQVGIARLLSDLDDTSTLVPENTERMERRTDA, encoded by the coding sequence ATGATCAGCGATACAACCACGGAACAGGAAATCGCAGACCGTATCACCCCGGACAACGCCGTTGCGCGGTGGACCGACTGGCGGTGGCAGACCGGTCATGCGATCCGCGACATTACAACCTTCGAGCGGGCCCTCGGCATCACCTTCCCGCCGGATGAGCGTGAAGTCCTTGAGCAGACGGTGGAGCAGTTCCCGCTCTCCGTCACACCATACTATCTCTCACTTATCGATCGGGACGATTATCGAAACGATCCCATATTCATGCAGTGCTTCCCCTCCGTACAGGAGCTCGAGGTCGAACCCTATGATCTCTCCGACCCGCTGGCGGAGGACCGGGACCACCCGGCGCCCTGCATCACCCACCGCTACCCGGACCGCGTGCTCTTTCTGGTCTCGAACGTCTGCGCCATGTACTGCCGGCATTGCACCAGAAAGCGGCGGGTCGGCGATGTGGATTCGATCCCCTCAAAAGAGGAGATCGAGGCGGGTCTGGACTACATCAGGACCCATCCGGCGATCCGAGATGTCCTCCTCTCGGGCGGCGATCCCCTCATGCTCCCCGACGATCTCCTCGACCATATCCTCACCGAACTCGATGCGATCGACCACGTCGAGGTGGTGCGGATCGGCACCCGCATCCCGGTCGTGCTGCCCTACCGCATCACGCCCGGACTGGTGTCCATGCTCTCCCGCCATCAGCCGCTCTGGATCAATACCCATTTCAACCATCCGGCCGAGATCACCGCATCCTCCGAAGAAGCGCTCCGCCGTCTCGCCGATGCCGGGATACCGCTCGGCAACCAGACCGTCCTGCTCGCAAACGTCAACGATTGTCCCCGCCTGCAGCGCACCCTTGCCCACAAACTGGTGAAGAACCGCGTCCGACCCTATTACCTCTACCAGTGCGACCTCTCCGAAGGGCTCTCCCACTTCAGGACATCGGTGGCAAAGGGGGTGGAGATCATCGAGAACATGATCGGGCATACGAGCGGGTTCTGCGTTCCCACCTATGTGATCGATGCACCGGGCGGCGGCGGAAAGATACCGCTGACGCCAAACTACCTGATCTCGTGGTCAGACCACAAGGTGGTGCTCCGCAACTACGAGGGGGTGATCACCACCTATCAGGAACCCGCCAACTACCGCCCGATCTACTGTGAGGGGAACTGCCCGGACTGCACCCTCCAGCTCAGGGAGGAGAATGCCGAAGAGCCCGGACAGGTCGGGATCGCACGCCTCCTCTCAGATCTCGACGACACCTCCACGCTTGTCCCGGAGAACACCGAACGGATGGAGCGCCGCACGGATGCCTGA
- a CDS encoding STAS domain-containing protein gives MDGEEIRIEGRREGATTVVCIGGRLDALSSTGAAEFLEETIRDGARWIVLDLSHLTYTSSSGLRAMLGALKEIRKHGGDLRIAAPIPSVRQVLDIAGFDRIIVITDTVEGAIRASENP, from the coding sequence ATGGACGGAGAGGAGATCCGGATTGAAGGGCGAAGGGAGGGGGCGACGACGGTGGTGTGTATCGGCGGGCGCCTCGACGCCCTTTCATCGACCGGGGCAGCCGAATTTCTCGAAGAGACCATCAGGGATGGCGCCCGGTGGATCGTCCTCGATCTTTCCCACCTCACCTATACGAGTTCCTCCGGGCTCCGTGCCATGCTCGGCGCCCTCAAAGAGATCAGGAAACATGGGGGCGATCTCAGGATCGCAGCCCCGATACCGTCTGTGCGGCAGGTCCTGGACATCGCAGGATTCGACCGGATCATCGTCATCACAGACACCGTTGAGGGGGCGATCAGGGCGAGTGAAAATCCCTGA
- a CDS encoding flavodoxin family protein, with translation MKVVGFVGSPRKGGNTDILVGHALKGAVDAGAKRTVVHLNDLAFRDCQGCGYCKKAGECRLNDGMDDIYPLVQECDGIILGTPIYFGMPTGTAKSFIDRWYAFLNADFSSRILPGKKAALILPQGDANPDVYAPMAAHLSATMEFFGLRVAAPLIVPGLLEPGEVEDDSAMMDRAYALGRWLVSE, from the coding sequence ATGAAGGTTGTGGGATTTGTCGGAAGCCCGAGAAAAGGGGGCAACACCGATATCCTTGTTGGCCATGCCCTGAAGGGGGCGGTAGATGCAGGTGCCAAACGGACCGTGGTCCACCTGAACGATCTGGCCTTCCGTGACTGTCAGGGGTGCGGCTACTGCAAAAAGGCCGGGGAGTGCAGGCTCAATGACGGCATGGACGATATCTACCCGCTGGTGCAGGAATGCGACGGGATCATTCTGGGCACACCCATCTACTTCGGGATGCCGACAGGGACGGCAAAGAGTTTCATCGACCGCTGGTATGCCTTCCTCAATGCCGACTTCTCATCGCGGATCCTTCCCGGAAAAAAAGCCGCCCTGATCCTGCCGCAGGGGGATGCGAACCCGGATGTCTATGCCCCGATGGCCGCCCACCTCTCGGCGACGATGGAGTTTTTCGGCCTCAGGGTGGCGGCGCCGCTCATTGTTCCCGGTCTTCTCGAGCCCGGCGAGGTGGAGGACGACAGTGCCATGATGGACCGGGCCTACGCACTCGGGCGATGGCTGGTCTCGGAGTGA